In the Kitasatospora terrestris genome, one interval contains:
- a CDS encoding GlxA family transcriptional regulator, whose protein sequence is MSKVVFLLVPQLHLLDLAGPAQVFSEAADFGLDYEIHHVAEQADVPTAQGVLLRAAVHWPDLGADDLLLVPGWRSPGLRVGGELGAEALRRLAAHHAAGGTVASVCAGAAALGRAGLLDGRRCTTHHELQDELARLHPKAHVVRDVLYVEDGRVVTSAGIASGIDLALHLLAARHGPAAAARAARAMVVYARRNGDAQQASVMLRHRAHVSDAVHRAQDLIDARFAEQLALADLARAVGVSERTLTRRFTAATGLSPLRYQQELRVERAEYLIGQGATAEAASRAVGFQDARMLRRLRARAAGPGEG, encoded by the coding sequence GTGAGCAAGGTCGTCTTCCTGCTGGTCCCGCAACTGCACCTGCTGGACCTCGCCGGACCCGCCCAGGTGTTCTCCGAGGCCGCCGACTTCGGCCTGGACTACGAGATCCACCACGTGGCGGAGCAGGCGGACGTGCCGACCGCGCAGGGCGTGCTGCTGCGGGCCGCCGTCCACTGGCCGGACCTGGGCGCGGACGACCTGCTGCTGGTGCCGGGCTGGCGCTCGCCCGGCCTGCGGGTCGGCGGCGAGCTCGGCGCCGAGGCGCTGCGCCGGCTGGCCGCGCACCACGCGGCCGGCGGCACGGTTGCCAGCGTCTGCGCCGGTGCCGCCGCGCTCGGCCGGGCGGGCCTGCTGGACGGCCGCCGCTGCACCACCCACCACGAACTGCAGGACGAGCTCGCCCGGCTCCACCCGAAGGCGCACGTGGTGCGGGACGTGCTCTACGTGGAGGACGGCCGGGTGGTCACCTCCGCCGGAATCGCCAGCGGCATCGACCTCGCCCTGCACCTGCTGGCCGCCCGCCACGGCCCGGCCGCGGCCGCCAGGGCGGCCCGGGCCATGGTGGTGTACGCCCGGCGCAACGGCGACGCCCAGCAGGCCAGCGTGATGCTGCGGCACCGGGCCCACGTCAGCGACGCGGTGCACCGGGCGCAGGACCTGATCGACGCCCGGTTCGCCGAGCAGCTGGCCCTCGCGGACCTGGCCCGTGCGGTCGGCGTGAGCGAGCGCACCCTGACCCGGCGCTTCACTGCGGCCACCGGCCTGTCGCCGCTGCGCTACCAGCAGGAGCTGCGGGTGGAGCGGGCCGAGTACCTGATCGGCCAGGGCGCGACCGCGGAGGCCGCGTCCCGGGCCGTGGGCTTCCAGGACGCCCGGATGCTGCGCCGCCTGCGGGCCAGGGCGGCCGGGCCGGGCGAGGGCTGA
- a CDS encoding cysteine hydrolase family protein, with translation MKTALVVIDVQESFRQLENWAAVSEPKIVEKVGRLVSAARARGDLVVWVLHAEPGSGDAFDPALGFVRPIEGLEPAEGEPVVTKSSHNAFTTTNLQQLFTTEGVGEVVVSGIRTEQCCETTARVASDLGYRVVFVTDATATHPIPHRDAPAGRSLAEVLADPRTLGTDEIVARTEYALAGRFARIATVDELTAAG, from the coding sequence CTCGTCGTCATCGACGTCCAGGAGTCCTTCCGGCAGCTCGAGAACTGGGCCGCCGTGTCCGAGCCGAAGATCGTGGAGAAGGTGGGCCGGCTGGTGTCCGCCGCCCGCGCCAGGGGCGACCTGGTGGTGTGGGTGCTGCACGCCGAGCCCGGCAGCGGCGACGCCTTCGACCCGGCGCTCGGCTTCGTCCGCCCGATCGAGGGGCTGGAGCCCGCGGAGGGGGAGCCGGTCGTCACCAAGAGTTCGCACAACGCCTTCACCACCACCAACCTGCAGCAGCTGTTCACGACGGAGGGCGTCGGCGAGGTGGTGGTCAGCGGCATCCGGACCGAGCAGTGCTGCGAGACCACCGCCCGGGTCGCCTCCGACCTCGGCTACCGGGTGGTGTTCGTGACCGACGCGACCGCGACCCACCCGATCCCGCACCGCGACGCCCCGGCGGGGCGCAGCCTGGCGGAGGTCCTCGCCGACCCGCGTACCCTCGGGACGGACGAGATCGTCGCGCGCACCGAGTACGCGCTGGCGGGCCGCTTCGCCCGGATCGCCACCGTCGACGAGCTGACCGCCGCCGGCTGA